From Citricoccus sp. SGAir0253, a single genomic window includes:
- a CDS encoding amino acid ABC transporter substrate-binding protein/permease, whose translation MRAIHSRPLQAVLTVLAALLLGVTALLGAVTPAHASGAAQAGAEASGTGDVSGQTYVIATDTTFAPFEFRDSAGELTGIDIDLMEAIAEDQGFEVEWRSLGFNAALQALSADQADGVIAGMSITDERQEIYDFSDPYFTGTVTLAVNEGDEGEISDWEDLEGKRLVVKTGSLSEEVAKERQEQYGYEVTALDQTTTLVESVKSGNADALMDDFPVIAYGITQGSGLVTVGEQVEAGDYGFAVNKDQNPELLQAFNEGLAELRASGEYQQILDEYLAAEDEGVDRSTFWGLVVTAIPALMTGLGNTLLVTLISFALAMVLGVVFGFFKISRNPVLRGIAVAFVSVFRGTPILVWAFFFYFGLPQLIGTPVNIWVAGVLTLTLNGAAYIAEIVRGAVQAVDPGQMEAARSLGLGYGKSMQRVVLPQAFKIMTPSLINQLVIMLKDSSLLLAIGFAELLYQAQQIYASNFRVTEVLLIVAVIYFVVITLLTQLANYVDRKVNA comes from the coding sequence GTGAGAGCCATCCACTCCAGACCACTCCAGGCGGTGCTCACCGTCCTGGCAGCACTGCTGCTCGGCGTGACCGCCCTGCTGGGGGCCGTCACCCCCGCCCACGCCTCCGGTGCCGCCCAGGCCGGCGCCGAGGCCTCCGGTACCGGCGACGTCTCCGGGCAGACCTACGTCATCGCCACCGACACCACCTTCGCCCCCTTCGAGTTCCGTGACTCCGCCGGCGAGCTGACGGGCATCGACATCGACCTCATGGAGGCGATCGCCGAGGACCAGGGCTTCGAGGTCGAGTGGCGCTCCCTCGGCTTCAATGCAGCCCTGCAGGCGCTCAGCGCCGACCAGGCCGACGGCGTGATCGCCGGCATGTCCATCACGGACGAGCGCCAGGAGATCTACGACTTCTCCGATCCCTACTTCACCGGCACCGTGACCCTCGCCGTCAACGAGGGCGACGAGGGCGAGATCTCCGACTGGGAGGACCTCGAGGGCAAGCGACTGGTCGTCAAGACCGGCTCCCTGTCCGAGGAGGTCGCGAAGGAGCGCCAGGAGCAGTACGGCTACGAGGTCACCGCGCTGGACCAGACCACCACCCTCGTGGAATCGGTGAAGTCCGGCAACGCGGACGCCCTCATGGACGACTTCCCGGTGATCGCCTACGGCATCACCCAGGGCTCCGGGCTCGTCACGGTGGGCGAGCAGGTGGAGGCCGGCGACTACGGCTTCGCCGTCAACAAGGACCAGAACCCCGAGCTGCTGCAGGCCTTCAACGAGGGCCTCGCGGAGCTGCGCGCCTCCGGCGAGTACCAGCAGATCCTGGACGAGTACCTCGCCGCCGAGGACGAGGGCGTGGACCGCTCCACGTTCTGGGGCCTGGTCGTCACCGCCATCCCGGCCCTGATGACCGGCCTGGGCAACACCCTGCTGGTCACGCTCATCTCCTTCGCCCTGGCCATGGTGCTGGGCGTGGTGTTCGGGTTCTTCAAGATCTCCCGCAACCCCGTGCTGCGCGGCATCGCGGTGGCGTTCGTCAGCGTCTTCCGCGGCACCCCGATCCTCGTCTGGGCGTTCTTCTTCTACTTCGGCCTGCCCCAGCTCATCGGCACCCCGGTGAACATCTGGGTGGCCGGCGTGCTGACCCTGACGCTCAACGGCGCCGCCTACATCGCGGAGATCGTCCGCGGCGCCGTGCAGGCCGTGGACCCGGGCCAGATGGAGGCCGCCCGGTCCCTCGGCCTCGGCTACGGCAAGTCCATGCAGCGCGTGGTGCTGCCGCAGGCGTTCAAGATCATGACGCCCTCGCTGATCAACCAGCTGGTCATCATGCTCAAGGACTCCTCGCTGCTGCTGGCCATCGGCTTCGCCGAGCTGCTGTACCAGGCCCAGCAGATCTACGCCTCGAACTTCCGCGTCACCGAGGTGCTGCTGATCGTGGCGGTCATCTACTTCGTGGTCATCACCCTGCTGACCCAGCTCGCCAACTACGTGGACAGGAAGGTCAACGCATGA
- a CDS encoding helix-turn-helix domain-containing protein produces MTPTIAIDDPEHPHPALGRFRGAHAGDERLLVVRAPGGTGARWFASGWVGRDVARRVIASPRRVMDVEAVVEAVGTLLDEDDAGRVAVVGGADLPVRHLVAAFPALVAGPADLMLTPEEVRRAMASHAAGFRPPGYGAPGPGARPRTAPPAGATARPLTPERIHEKTGGWLQAVCILLDDPAGARLAKQSIYSPLLRWLGPRDRDGDIAETAFLPFYSDEILEAFRPERTTPAPTLRTLQELGLVVRSPEGRWTMPVLVREVLRESLADDDPQRAREAAEAAIDATAAQGGAQLALETALGERSWKRMVDLLLDHWVDLYVQNAPALARLVGRLPRFALGGLDVTGLAARLVAVTEPTTTEIPVPEARPEFARDDIAQRLHALSTRLYRTPDQRAIAVGIAENGHLRLGGHFEEAALAAERLRAAVEAVRRQGGVRPVVAGFAELQAGISLHRADRLPEARQAYEAAYYTALNGRVDFVLADAAGKLALVCAQTGQTARARYWLDQAEGPLRRLGWGRPMVERAVILARLHVALAELDQDALEGLFAQLPAEPDGDEFWAVHAYLVAVSMTIAGLGEAAAARVLDWRQDRAAATAPLATRLLSEAYHAARLAGGNTGVVPGWDQSQMLANFEALRCLATQDTDGALRALRLPERTSPRHRTVAAMIGVIARAKATPETADDHVLRQLAAIHRQDGELADLVNFHPLGWTPLFRRAGMVGDEAVARLERLTGFDLRPDLAPALTPREQEVLRMLREGLTRREMATSTYRSENTIKGQLRTLYGKLNASSAQEALESARNYGL; encoded by the coding sequence ATGACCCCGACCATCGCGATCGACGACCCGGAGCACCCCCACCCGGCACTGGGCCGGTTCCGTGGCGCGCACGCCGGCGACGAGCGGCTGCTCGTCGTCCGCGCTCCGGGCGGGACGGGGGCCCGCTGGTTCGCGAGCGGCTGGGTCGGCCGGGACGTCGCCCGGCGCGTGATCGCCTCCCCGCGCCGCGTCATGGACGTGGAGGCGGTGGTCGAGGCGGTGGGGACCCTGCTGGACGAGGACGACGCCGGCCGCGTCGCCGTCGTCGGGGGCGCGGACCTGCCGGTCCGTCACCTCGTGGCGGCCTTCCCCGCGCTCGTGGCCGGGCCCGCCGACCTCATGCTGACGCCCGAGGAGGTCCGGCGGGCGATGGCCTCCCACGCCGCCGGGTTCCGGCCGCCGGGCTACGGCGCGCCCGGACCCGGCGCGCGCCCCCGGACGGCGCCGCCCGCGGGCGCCACCGCGCGTCCGCTGACCCCGGAACGGATCCACGAGAAGACCGGGGGCTGGCTGCAGGCGGTGTGCATCCTCCTCGACGACCCCGCGGGGGCGCGGCTGGCCAAGCAGTCGATCTACTCGCCCCTGCTGCGCTGGCTGGGCCCGCGCGACCGGGACGGGGACATCGCGGAGACGGCGTTCCTGCCGTTCTACTCGGACGAGATCCTCGAGGCCTTCCGGCCCGAGCGCACGACGCCGGCCCCCACCCTGCGCACGCTGCAGGAGCTGGGCCTGGTGGTCCGGTCCCCGGAGGGCCGGTGGACCATGCCCGTCCTGGTCCGCGAGGTGCTCCGGGAGTCCCTCGCGGACGACGACCCGCAGCGGGCGCGGGAGGCCGCCGAGGCGGCGATCGACGCGACCGCCGCCCAGGGCGGGGCGCAGCTGGCGCTCGAGACGGCCCTCGGGGAGCGGTCCTGGAAGCGCATGGTGGACCTGCTGCTGGACCACTGGGTGGACCTCTACGTCCAGAACGCGCCGGCCCTGGCCCGGCTCGTCGGCCGGCTGCCGCGGTTCGCGCTCGGCGGCCTGGACGTCACCGGGCTGGCCGCGCGCCTCGTGGCCGTCACCGAGCCGACGACCACGGAGATCCCCGTCCCGGAGGCCAGGCCCGAGTTCGCCCGGGACGACATCGCCCAGCGGCTGCACGCGCTGTCCACCCGGCTCTACCGGACCCCCGACCAGCGGGCGATCGCCGTGGGCATCGCCGAGAACGGCCACCTGCGCCTCGGCGGGCACTTCGAGGAGGCGGCCCTCGCGGCCGAGCGGCTGCGCGCGGCCGTCGAGGCCGTCCGCCGGCAGGGCGGGGTCCGGCCCGTGGTCGCGGGCTTCGCCGAGCTGCAGGCGGGCATCTCCCTGCACCGCGCCGACCGGCTGCCCGAGGCCCGGCAGGCCTACGAGGCGGCGTACTACACCGCGCTGAACGGGCGGGTGGACTTCGTCCTGGCCGATGCCGCCGGCAAGCTGGCGCTCGTGTGCGCCCAGACGGGGCAGACGGCCCGGGCGCGGTACTGGCTGGACCAGGCCGAGGGGCCGCTGCGCCGGCTCGGCTGGGGCCGGCCCATGGTGGAGCGGGCGGTCATCCTGGCGCGGCTGCACGTCGCGCTGGCCGAGCTGGACCAGGACGCGCTGGAGGGACTGTTCGCCCAGTTGCCGGCGGAGCCGGACGGGGACGAGTTCTGGGCGGTCCACGCCTACCTCGTGGCGGTGTCGATGACGATCGCCGGCCTCGGGGAGGCCGCCGCGGCGCGCGTGCTGGACTGGCGGCAGGACCGCGCGGCGGCCACCGCGCCCCTGGCCACCCGGCTGCTCAGCGAGGCCTACCACGCCGCGCGGCTGGCTGGCGGGAACACGGGCGTGGTGCCCGGCTGGGACCAGAGCCAGATGCTCGCCAACTTCGAGGCGCTGCGCTGCCTGGCCACGCAGGACACGGACGGCGCCCTGCGGGCACTGCGGCTGCCCGAGCGGACCAGCCCGCGGCACCGCACCGTGGCGGCCATGATCGGGGTGATCGCCCGGGCCAAGGCCACCCCGGAGACCGCCGACGACCACGTGCTGCGCCAGCTCGCCGCGATCCACCGCCAGGACGGGGAGCTGGCGGACCTGGTGAACTTCCACCCGCTGGGGTGGACCCCGCTGTTCCGCCGGGCCGGCATGGTGGGGGACGAGGCCGTGGCCCGGCTGGAGCGGCTCACCGGCTTCGACCTGCGCCCGGACCTGGCCCCGGCGCTGACCCCGCGCGAGCAGGAGGTGCTGCGCATGCTGCGCGAGGGCCTGACCCGGCGGGAGATGGCCACCTCCACCTACCGCTCCGAGAACACCATCAAGGGGCAGCTGCGCACCCTGTACGGCAAGCTCAACGCCTCCAGCGCGCAGGAGGCGCTGGAGTCGGCGCGGAACTACGGCCTCTGA
- a CDS encoding type III polyketide synthase, whose amino-acid sequence MALIRSLHTAVPPVVLHQDVVRDVMAAQPGLSRLGQRLVPAAFNASGIERRHTVVEDWRVDESGTRGRLGTFFEPETGHILNPSTGTRNLIYTEHAAGLFVEAGRGALEACPGVGPEDVTHVITVSCTGFFSPGPDYQLVRQLGLPATTKRVHIGFMGCYAALPALREAASICEADPAAVVLVVSAELCTLHVRVGNDQDTIVGASLFSDGAAAAVVTAAMPAPGAEDGRGGTPTALCLDGFATVLTPVGEEAMAWNIGDHGFEMILGTYVPHIIDEHITTALEPLLAAEPGLAARPHAEIEHWAIHPGGRSILDKVESRLGLSEEQLQPAREVLRDFGNMSSATVMFVLQQIMQGPGQAGERVCAMAFGPGLTVESALMTRA is encoded by the coding sequence ATGGCCCTGATCCGCTCCCTGCACACCGCCGTCCCGCCCGTCGTGCTGCACCAGGACGTGGTGCGGGACGTGATGGCCGCCCAGCCCGGGCTGAGCCGGCTGGGCCAGCGGCTCGTGCCGGCCGCGTTCAACGCCTCCGGGATCGAGCGCCGGCACACCGTGGTGGAGGACTGGCGCGTGGACGAGAGCGGCACGCGGGGCCGGCTCGGCACCTTCTTCGAGCCGGAGACCGGGCACATCCTCAACCCCAGCACCGGCACCCGCAACCTCATCTACACCGAGCACGCCGCCGGGCTGTTCGTGGAGGCGGGCCGGGGCGCGCTCGAGGCCTGTCCCGGCGTGGGCCCCGAGGACGTCACGCACGTCATCACGGTGTCCTGCACCGGCTTCTTCTCCCCGGGCCCCGACTACCAGCTGGTGCGCCAGCTCGGACTGCCGGCCACCACGAAGCGCGTCCACATCGGGTTCATGGGCTGCTACGCCGCCTTGCCGGCCCTGCGCGAGGCCGCCTCGATCTGCGAGGCGGACCCGGCCGCCGTCGTGCTCGTGGTCAGCGCGGAGCTGTGCACCCTGCACGTGCGGGTCGGCAACGACCAGGACACGATCGTGGGGGCCTCGCTGTTCTCGGACGGCGCGGCCGCCGCGGTGGTCACGGCCGCGATGCCGGCCCCCGGGGCGGAAGACGGCCGGGGCGGCACACCGACCGCCCTGTGCCTGGACGGCTTCGCCACCGTGCTGACCCCCGTGGGGGAGGAGGCGATGGCGTGGAACATCGGGGACCACGGCTTCGAGATGATCCTCGGCACCTACGTCCCGCACATCATCGACGAGCACATCACCACCGCCCTCGAGCCGCTGCTGGCCGCCGAGCCGGGGCTGGCGGCGCGGCCCCACGCCGAGATCGAGCACTGGGCCATCCACCCGGGCGGGCGGAGCATCCTGGACAAGGTCGAGTCGCGGCTGGGTCTCAGCGAGGAGCAGCTGCAGCCGGCACGGGAGGTCCTGCGGGACTTCGGGAACATGTCCAGCGCCACCGTGATGTTCGTGCTCCAGCAGATCATGCAGGGCCCCGGGCAGGCCGGCGAGCGCGTGTGCGCCATGGCCTTCGGCCCCGGGCTCACCGTGGAGTCGGCCCTCATGACCCGGGCGTGA
- a CDS encoding class I SAM-dependent methyltransferase, which translates to MPDLSVRRPGTVEHMDSPECDLAALHRTYRGFGAVNAVVAGWQLTYRSLIRPLAREHAGPFTVVDIGSGGGDLARTLLHRLRRDGVDARVTAVDPDARANAWARVHRSGAGLEFHRGTSRDLVREGRRFDVVLSNHLLHHLDPPQLEDLLADSEALAVRRAVHSDIHRSTLAYALFSVGTAPFFPGSYIRHDGLASIRRSYTPEELAAVVRPGWRVRGQVPWRTLAVWDAGPLAGREGAERGW; encoded by the coding sequence GTGCCGGACCTGTCCGTGCGCCGGCCCGGGACGGTCGAGCACATGGACAGCCCGGAGTGCGACCTCGCCGCCCTGCACCGCACCTACCGCGGCTTCGGGGCCGTCAACGCGGTCGTCGCCGGCTGGCAGCTGACCTACCGCTCCCTCATCCGGCCCCTCGCACGCGAGCACGCGGGGCCGTTCACCGTCGTGGACATCGGCTCCGGCGGCGGGGACCTGGCCCGGACCCTGCTCCACCGGCTCCGCCGGGACGGGGTGGACGCGCGGGTGACCGCCGTGGACCCCGACGCGCGGGCGAACGCCTGGGCGCGGGTGCACCGGTCCGGAGCGGGGCTGGAGTTCCACCGGGGCACGAGCCGGGACCTCGTCCGCGAGGGCCGGCGGTTCGACGTCGTGCTCTCCAACCACCTGCTCCACCACCTGGACCCGCCCCAGCTGGAGGACCTGCTGGCGGACTCGGAGGCGCTCGCGGTCCGGCGGGCGGTCCACTCCGACATCCACCGCAGCACGCTCGCGTACGCCCTGTTCTCCGTGGGGACCGCGCCCTTCTTCCCCGGCTCGTACATCCGCCACGACGGGCTCGCCTCGATCCGGCGCAGTTATACCCCCGAGGAGCTCGCCGCGGTGGTGCGGCCCGGGTGGCGGGTCCGGGGCCAGGTGCCGTGGCGGACGCTCGCGGTGTGGGACGCCGGACCCCTGGCCGGCCGCGAGGGCGCGGAGCGGGGGTGGTGA
- a CDS encoding NAD(P)/FAD-dependent oxidoreductase, with amino-acid sequence MSGRAARTEVLIVGAGPTGLFLAGLLALRGVDVAVLERRPRPVEHSRAIGLHPPALHALDRLGLAAPAVAAGVCVGRGVGYAGGPGPGGVLGELSLAAADPAYPFVLTLPQVRTEALLAERVEWLAPGAVHRGVEVIGVEQTGVVTGPEGRVWEAAVVVGADGTRSRVRELAGLGVRERDWGDCYLMGDFDDTGDTGDAGHAGAAGDAGAAEPAAHLHLHRDGVVERFPLPGGRWRWVVHTGRTLVPETAEGIAERARERIGLAPDPATATMLSAFRVQRRLATGLVRGRTVLAGDAAHGISPIGGQGMTLGWMDAIALEPLLLELLRGGARPGPAGGGSGLAAGDRTGGALERHPGFARYDRGRRRAALRAARQAEANMLLGRPMPAAAWRARDAVARAALAGGAGSALTRLYTMGWAG; translated from the coding sequence GTGAGCGGGCGTGCCGCGCGGACCGAGGTCCTCATCGTCGGCGCGGGCCCCACGGGCCTGTTCCTCGCCGGGCTGCTGGCCCTGCGCGGGGTGGACGTGGCGGTGCTCGAGCGGCGGCCCCGGCCGGTGGAGCACTCCCGGGCGATCGGCCTGCACCCCCCGGCGCTGCACGCCCTGGACCGGCTGGGCCTGGCCGCGCCCGCCGTGGCCGCGGGGGTGTGCGTGGGCCGGGGGGTCGGGTACGCCGGCGGTCCCGGGCCGGGCGGCGTGCTCGGGGAGCTGTCCCTCGCCGCGGCGGACCCGGCGTACCCCTTCGTCCTGACCCTGCCGCAGGTGCGCACGGAGGCGCTGCTCGCCGAACGGGTGGAGTGGCTCGCCCCGGGGGCCGTGCACCGCGGGGTGGAGGTGATCGGGGTCGAGCAGACCGGTGTGGTGACGGGGCCGGAGGGCCGGGTCTGGGAGGCCGCCGTCGTGGTCGGCGCGGACGGCACGCGCAGCCGCGTCCGCGAGCTGGCCGGGCTCGGGGTACGTGAGCGGGACTGGGGGGACTGCTACCTCATGGGCGACTTCGACGACACCGGGGACACCGGGGACGCCGGGCACGCAGGGGCCGCCGGGGACGCCGGCGCGGCGGAACCGGCGGCGCACCTCCACCTGCACCGCGACGGCGTGGTGGAGCGGTTCCCGCTGCCCGGGGGCCGCTGGCGGTGGGTGGTACACACGGGCCGCACGCTCGTGCCGGAGACCGCGGAGGGGATCGCCGAGCGGGCGCGGGAGCGGATCGGCCTCGCCCCGGACCCGGCCACGGCCACGATGCTCAGCGCCTTCCGGGTCCAGCGGCGGCTCGCCACGGGCCTCGTGCGGGGCCGCACCGTCCTGGCGGGGGACGCGGCCCACGGCATCAGTCCCATCGGCGGGCAGGGGATGACGCTGGGGTGGATGGACGCGATCGCCCTGGAGCCGTTGCTGCTGGAGCTGCTCCGCGGCGGGGCGCGGCCGGGCCCGGCGGGCGGCGGATCCGGTCTCGCCGCGGGGGACCGGACCGGGGGTGCCCTCGAGCGGCACCCGGGCTTCGCGCGGTACGACCGGGGCCGGCGTCGGGCCGCCCTGCGCGCCGCGCGCCAGGCCGAGGCCAACATGCTGCTGGGGCGGCCGATGCCCGCGGCCGCCTGGCGGGCCCGTGACGCGGTGGCGCGGGCCGCGCTCGCCGGTGGGGCCGGGTCCGCGCTCACCCGGCTGTACACGATGGGCTGGGCGGGCTGA
- a CDS encoding helix-turn-helix transcriptional regulator, translated as MTATPVSPAHASALSRWGYAIADDTRARVLLALRGGEARPSDLAALLGVSRQVMSNQLACLRGCGLVEGRAEGRSTWYRLADERIGTALDGLLDLVVALRPDCCAPEGCTCR; from the coding sequence ATGACCGCGACTCCCGTCAGTCCCGCCCACGCCTCGGCGCTGTCCCGCTGGGGGTACGCGATCGCGGACGACACGCGCGCCCGCGTCCTGCTCGCCCTGCGCGGCGGCGAGGCCCGGCCCTCGGACCTCGCCGCGCTGCTGGGCGTGTCCCGGCAGGTCATGTCCAACCAGCTGGCCTGCCTGCGCGGATGCGGGCTCGTGGAGGGCCGCGCCGAGGGGCGCAGCACGTGGTACCGCCTCGCGGACGAGCGGATCGGCACCGCGCTGGACGGGCTGCTGGACCTCGTCGTCGCCCTGCGGCCGGACTGCTGCGCGCCGGAGGGGTGCACGTGCCGATGA
- a CDS encoding cation transporter: protein MTSHSLSPVPRAEVRRSVLRRRIRWIVAATISYNVVEAVVALAAGAVASSSALIGFGLDSVVEVLSAAAVAWQFAGADPERRERTALRLIAVSFLGLAAFVAVDAVRTLLGAAEPEHSPVGIALAAVSLVVMPALSWLERRTGRELGSASAVADSRQTLLCAYLSAVLLLGLLLNSLAGWTWADPLAALVIAGFAVREGLEAWRGETCCTPVSVLTGEAGPGADGCDGGPSCGAS from the coding sequence ATGACGAGCCACTCCCTCTCGCCCGTCCCCCGGGCCGAGGTCCGCCGATCCGTGCTGCGCCGGCGCATCCGCTGGATCGTCGCAGCGACCATCTCCTACAACGTGGTCGAGGCGGTCGTGGCCCTGGCGGCGGGGGCGGTGGCCTCGTCCTCGGCGCTCATCGGCTTCGGCCTGGACTCGGTCGTGGAGGTCCTCTCCGCCGCGGCAGTGGCCTGGCAGTTCGCCGGAGCGGACCCGGAGCGCCGGGAACGGACGGCCCTGCGGCTCATCGCGGTCTCGTTCCTCGGCCTGGCGGCGTTCGTGGCGGTGGACGCCGTGCGCACGCTGCTCGGCGCCGCCGAGCCGGAGCACTCGCCCGTGGGGATCGCCCTGGCCGCGGTCAGCCTCGTGGTCATGCCGGCACTGTCCTGGCTCGAGCGGCGCACCGGACGCGAGCTGGGCTCGGCCTCCGCGGTGGCGGACTCGAGACAGACGCTCCTGTGCGCCTACCTCTCGGCAGTGCTGCTCCTCGGCCTGCTGCTCAACAGCCTGGCCGGGTGGACCTGGGCGGATCCGCTCGCCGCCCTCGTGATCGCGGGCTTCGCGGTGCGCGAGGGGCTCGAGGCGTGGCGGGGCGAGACGTGCTGCACGCCGGTGTCCGTGCTGACCGGGGAGGCGGGACCGGGCGCGGACGGCTGCGACGGCGGCCCCTCCTGCGGCGCGTCCTGA
- the glmM gene encoding phosphoglucosamine mutase has translation MSRLFGTDGVRGLANGDLTVELATQLAQAAAVVLGHRESDGRRPVAVVARDPRISGEFLNAAVQAGLASSGVDVFDAGVLPTPAAAFLVGDVEADFGVMISASHNPAPDNGIKFLARGGEKLTDEQEDAIQLEMGLAPRRPTGADVGRIQRFADAEDRYVLHLLKSLPNRLDGLKVVLDCAHGAAAGCSPQVFAAAGAEVVVIGADPDGVNINDGYGSTHLENLQRAVVEHGADLGIAHDGDADRCLAVDATGTVVDGDQIMGIMAVALKESGRLKDDTLVVTVMSNLGLKLAMQREGVRLVETKVGDRYVLAGMKHGGYSLGGEQSGHVIFSEYATTGDGVLTGLQLAARLAATGRPLAELAAVMQRMPQVLVNVKGVDKSRTGDDAEVQAAVADVEARLGASGRVLLRPSGTEPVVRVMVEAEHEDIARREAEGLASVVKRELALS, from the coding sequence ATGAGCAGACTATTCGGAACCGACGGAGTCCGTGGCCTGGCCAATGGGGACCTGACCGTCGAACTTGCAACCCAACTGGCACAGGCCGCCGCCGTGGTCCTCGGACACCGGGAGTCGGACGGGCGCCGCCCGGTGGCCGTGGTGGCCCGTGACCCCCGCATCAGCGGCGAGTTCCTCAACGCCGCCGTGCAGGCCGGACTGGCCAGCTCGGGCGTTGACGTCTTCGACGCGGGCGTGCTGCCCACCCCGGCCGCGGCCTTCCTCGTGGGGGACGTGGAGGCCGACTTCGGCGTGATGATCTCCGCCTCCCACAACCCGGCCCCGGACAACGGCATCAAGTTCCTGGCCCGCGGTGGGGAGAAGCTCACGGACGAGCAGGAGGACGCCATCCAGCTGGAGATGGGGCTGGCCCCCCGTCGTCCCACGGGAGCGGACGTCGGCCGGATCCAGCGCTTCGCGGACGCCGAGGACCGCTACGTGCTGCACCTGCTGAAGTCCCTGCCCAACCGCCTGGACGGGCTCAAGGTCGTCCTGGACTGCGCCCACGGCGCGGCGGCCGGCTGCTCCCCGCAGGTGTTCGCGGCGGCGGGCGCGGAGGTCGTGGTGATCGGCGCGGACCCGGACGGGGTCAACATCAACGACGGGTACGGCTCCACCCACCTGGAGAACCTGCAGCGCGCCGTCGTGGAGCACGGGGCGGACCTCGGCATCGCCCACGACGGCGACGCCGACCGGTGCCTGGCCGTGGACGCGACCGGCACCGTGGTGGACGGGGACCAGATCATGGGCATCATGGCGGTCGCCCTCAAGGAGTCCGGCCGGCTCAAGGACGACACCCTCGTGGTCACCGTCATGAGCAACCTGGGCCTGAAGCTGGCGATGCAGCGCGAGGGCGTGCGCCTGGTGGAGACCAAGGTGGGCGACCGCTACGTCCTGGCCGGCATGAAGCACGGCGGCTACTCGCTCGGCGGGGAGCAGTCCGGTCACGTCATCTTCTCCGAGTACGCCACCACCGGCGACGGCGTGCTCACCGGCCTGCAGCTCGCCGCCCGGCTCGCCGCCACCGGCCGGCCGCTGGCCGAGCTGGCCGCCGTGATGCAGCGCATGCCGCAGGTGCTCGTCAACGTCAAGGGCGTGGACAAGTCCCGCACCGGCGACGACGCCGAGGTCCAGGCCGCGGTGGCCGACGTCGAGGCGCGCCTGGGTGCCTCCGGGCGGGTCCTGCTGCGCCCCTCGGGGACCGAGCCCGTGGTCCGGGTGATGGTCGAGGCCGAGCACGAGGACATCGCGCGCCGCGAGGCCGAGGGCCTGGCCAGCGTGGTCAAGCGCGAACTCGCCCTGTCCTGA
- a CDS encoding haloacid dehalogenase type II — MTQRTDVIVFDVNGTLSDMSPLAASFEEAGVDRGLLRTWFAELLRDGFAAAATGDNIDFAVIAEDSLRRLLAGQGIASRTAADATDRIMERFTALDVHPDVTAGIPQLARMAELVTLSNGAASVAEALLRSAGLRDHVSHVLSVQDAVAWKPALGAYEYAAGQCGVEPGRMLLVAVHPWDLHGAHAAGLRTAWINRNGGEYPDYFAAPDLQAADLTDLAGRLSAEDG, encoded by the coding sequence ATGACCCAGCGCACGGACGTGATCGTCTTCGACGTCAACGGCACCCTGTCCGACATGAGCCCGCTCGCGGCCTCCTTCGAGGAGGCGGGTGTGGACCGCGGCCTGCTGCGGACCTGGTTCGCCGAGCTGCTCCGGGACGGCTTCGCGGCGGCCGCCACGGGGGACAACATCGACTTCGCCGTGATCGCCGAGGACAGCCTGCGGCGCCTGCTCGCCGGCCAGGGGATCGCGAGTCGCACCGCCGCAGACGCCACCGACCGGATCATGGAGCGCTTCACCGCCCTGGACGTCCACCCGGACGTCACCGCGGGCATTCCCCAGCTCGCCCGCATGGCCGAGCTGGTCACGCTGAGCAACGGCGCGGCCTCCGTGGCCGAGGCACTGCTGCGCTCGGCCGGGCTGCGCGATCACGTCAGCCACGTGCTCAGCGTGCAGGACGCCGTCGCGTGGAAGCCGGCGCTGGGCGCCTACGAGTACGCCGCGGGACAGTGCGGGGTGGAACCCGGGCGGATGCTGCTGGTGGCCGTGCACCCGTGGGACCTGCACGGCGCGCACGCGGCCGGGCTGCGCACCGCGTGGATCAACCGGAACGGCGGGGAGTACCCGGACTACTTCGCCGCCCCGGACCTCCAGGCGGCGGACCTCACGGACCTGGCCGGCCGGCTCTCCGCCGAGGACGGCTGA
- the mscL gene encoding large conductance mechanosensitive channel protein MscL codes for MLQGFRDFIMKGNVLDLAVAVIIGAAFGSVVTALVDSVLMPFISGLVGSPNFDSFAVVTLNGNDIKFGVLLTAIVNFLLIAAAVYFVIVMPMNRMIEARNRRMGIEPELEPVPEDVQLLTEIRDALVAQRGTTGSAGPGAPGAMPPATGL; via the coding sequence ATGCTCCAGGGATTCAGGGATTTCATCATGAAGGGCAACGTCCTCGACCTGGCCGTTGCCGTCATCATCGGTGCCGCCTTCGGCTCCGTCGTCACCGCGCTCGTCGACTCCGTGCTCATGCCGTTCATCTCCGGACTCGTCGGGTCCCCGAACTTCGACTCGTTCGCCGTGGTCACCCTCAACGGCAACGACATCAAGTTCGGCGTCCTGCTCACCGCCATCGTCAACTTCCTGCTGATCGCCGCGGCGGTCTACTTCGTCATCGTCATGCCCATGAACAGGATGATCGAGGCCCGCAACCGCCGCATGGGCATCGAGCCCGAGCTCGAGCCCGTCCCCGAGGACGTGCAGCTGCTCACCGAGATCCGCGACGCCCTCGTGGCCCAGCGCGGCACCACCGGCTCCGCCGGCCCCGGTGCCCCCGGCGCCATGCCCCCGGCCACCGGCCTCTGA